GCGGCGATCAAGCCTGCGTCCTTGACGTCGGGGTCGGCCTTTTCGGCGATCATTTCGCTGCCTTCCTTGATCAACCCCTCCATGGCCTTGCAGTGCTTGCCCTTGGGGTCCTCGCCCAACTCCTCGAACACCTCTTCGAGGCGCGACACGTGTTGTTTGGTCTGCTCAAGGTGGTCGCCGAAGGCCCTCTTCAGACGGTCGTTCGACGCGGCGTCCTTCATCTTGGGAAGGGCCTTGAGAATTTGGTGCTCGGCGTTGTACAGATCCCTCAACTCCTCGACGAACAACTCTTTCAGATTGGTGACTCGATCGGACATAGTGACTCCTCCATGAAGTTTCGGAGGGCTCTCGGGCGGGATTGCCCGAAGGGCTTGCCTCCTTGGTCCCATTATCGAGGAGGCGGCGTGGCGTTGCCATCAAGATTCCGCAAAGATCAGCGATCGCCACGAAGCGCCCGTGCAAGGGGGTGGACCGCGCCGGCGTGGCGCGCGACCTCTCGATCGAAGCGTTGCCGGTCCACGAGGAAGAGCGGGATCCAAATCACGGGCCGGCGGCTCAGGTGGGCGAGGCGGAGGTAGGCGAATCCGGGTGCCAGCGTCATCTTGCGGATCGTAGCGAGATCGCCCCAAGCGAGGCGGTGGTAGCGGTTCCAGATGTCGTAGCCGCCGATCCCCTCTTCGTCCACATCGATC
This genomic interval from Fimbriimonadaceae bacterium contains the following:
- a CDS encoding ferritin-like domain-containing protein translates to MSDRVTNLKELFVEELRDLYNAEHQILKALPKMKDAASNDRLKRAFGDHLEQTKQHVSRLEEVFEELGEDPKGKHCKAMEGLIKEGSEMIAEKADPDVKDAGLIAAAQRVEHYEMAGYGCVRTYAKHLGLSKIQRTLQTTLDEEGATDKHLTDIAVGEINREAMAAR